One genomic segment of Garra rufa chromosome 13, GarRuf1.0, whole genome shotgun sequence includes these proteins:
- the cyp2v1 gene encoding cytochrome P450, family 2, subfamily V, polypeptide 1 yields the protein MVLENIVLSLASVQWTDAGTVLLMFVIFLLISDQLRNRKPKNYPPGPIPLPFIGNVFNLDLKQPHIQLTKLSDHYGNIFSLRLGSLNTVVVNTYSMVKKVLTDQANIFTGRPTNDVLKRIIKCQGVTFNNGYSWKQQRRFTLSTLKYFGVGKRSLEVIIMEEYKFLHQTIMDTNGLPFDPHYFVNNAISNIICSMVFGKRFEYTDQRFLNMLSLMSKALKLQTSVWIQLYAVFPRVMDLLPGPHKDLFSCFHQVRAFIKEEVDKHYADWDPSSPRDFIDCYLTEIQKRKDDLEAGFHEEGLQYAVLDLFVAGTETTSTTLLWAFVYMMKYPEIQEKVQEELDKVVGRSRRPNMDDRSSMPYTDAVIHEVQRMGNVVPLSVPRMTNEDTILEGYFIPKGTQIIPNLTSVLFDHSNWKTPHSFDPQNFLNAEGEFEKPEAFIPFSAGKRSCPGESLARMELFLFFTSLLQSFTLSPPEGTQTSLDFKFGMTLSPKPFQICFTPR from the exons ATGGTCTTGGAGAACATTGTGTTGTCTTTAGCCTCAGTGCAGTGGACAGATGCAGGGACTGTATTACTGATGTTCGTCATCTTTCTGCTGATCTCAGACCAGCTGAGAAACAGAAAGCCTAAAAACTATCCCCCTGGACCCATTCCTCTCCCCTTTATTGGGAATGTTTTCAACCTGGATCTTAAACAACCACATATCCAGTTAACTAAG TTGTCAGACCATTATGGCAACATTTTCAGCTTGCGTCTGGGAAGCTTAAACACTGTTGTTGTGAATACCTACAGCATGGTCAAGAAAGTTCTGACTGATCAAGCAAACATTTTCACAGGCCGCCCAACCAATGATGTCCTCAAAAGAATAATCAAGTGCCAAG GTGTAACCTTCAATAATGGCTACAGCTGGAAGCAACAGAGGCGTTTCACTCTCAGTACTCTTAAATACTTTGGCGTGGGAAAGAGAAGCCTGGAAGTCATCATCATGGAAGAGTACAAATTCCTCCACCAGACTATCATGGATACCAATG gGCTGCCATTCGACCCTCATTACTTTGTTAACAATGCTATCTCCAACATCATCTGCTCCATGGTATTTGGCAAGAGGTTTGAGTACACTGACCAAAGGTTTCTGAACATGCTCAGTCTGATGTCTAAAGCTCTTAAGCTACAAACGTCTGTGTGGATACAG CTTTATGCTGTTTTCCCTCGTGTTATGGACCTCCTCCCGGGACCTCATAAAGACCTGTTTTCCTGCTTCCATCAAGTTCGTGCTTTTATTAAGGAAGAGGTGGACAAGCATTATGCAGACTGGGACCCCTCCTCACCCAGAGATTTTATAGACTGCTATCTCACTGAGATCCAGAAG AGGAAAGATGATCTGGAAGCAGGATTTCATGAAGAGGGTTTGCAGTACGCCGTACTTGATTTGTTTGTGGCAGGAACTGAGACCACATCTACCACTTTACTGTGGGCCTTTGTATACATGATGAAATACCCAGAAATCCAAG AAAAGGTTCAGGAAGAATTAGACAAAGTAGTTGGACGGTCGCGTCGACCCAACATGGATGACAGATCCAGCATGCCATACACTGATGCCGTAATCCATGAGGTCCAGAGAATGGGCAATGTTGTGCCCCTCAGTGTGCCAAGAATGACCAATGAAGACACAATATTGGAAGGATATTTCATTCCAAAG GGTACACAGATCATTCCTAACTTGACCTCAGTACTTTTTGATCACTCCAATTGGAAGACTCCACATTCATTTGATCCACAGAATTTTCTTAATGCTGAAGGCGAGTTTGAAAAGCCTGAAGCTTTTATTCCTTTCTCAGCAG GAAAACGATCTTGTCCAGGAGAATCGCTTGCCCGTATGGAGCTCTTTCTCTTCTTCACATCATTATTACAATCCTTCACTCTGTCTCCTCCAGAGGGAACGCAAACAAGCTTGGATTTTAAGTTTGGAATGACACTCTCCCCAAAGCCATTTCAAATATGTTTCACGCCTCGTTGa
- the cyp2ad3 gene encoding cytochrome P450, family 2, subfamily AD, polypeptide 3, producing the protein MILQFIYDSFDLKSWIILGFVLLLLVDIIKYRNPSSFPPGPWSLPFLGNVFTEIDFKNMNKLAKVYGNIFSLRVGREKIIFVSGYKLVKEALITQIDCFVDRPIVPLFHKVFKGIGTILSNGYLWRMHRKFAVSHLRTFGEGKKNLELKIQQECVHLCNAFRAEKGPFNPMVTLNSAVSNIMACLIFGQRFEYHDEDYQRILRLDNECVQLAGSSRAQLYNVCPWLLEYLPGPHQTMFSNYKQITDFLRREISKHREDWDPTNPRDLIDNYLTEMEKKKSDPGAGFNIESLVVTCLDLIEAGTESATTTLRWGLLFMMKFPEVQEKVQEEIDRVIGQSRQPCLADKPNMPYTEAVIHEIQRFGDVVPLGFPKKAVKDTTLGEYFIPKGTSITVHLSSVLHDPNEWETPDTFNPGHFLNENGQFRKRDAFMPFSAGKRACLGEQLARQELFLYFTSLLQQFTISKCPGEELSLEGEIWFTYAPSPYRMCVSSR; encoded by the exons ATGATTCTGCAATTTATATATGACAGCTTTGATCTTAAAAGCTGGATCATTTTAGGTTTTGTTTTACTGCTTCTTGTAGATATCATCAAATATAGGAACCCTTCCAGTTTCCCTCCGGGACCCTGGTCTCTACCATTCCTTGGAAATGTCTTCACTGAGATAGATTTTAAGAACATGAATAAG TTGGCTAAAGTCTACGGGAACATATTCAGCTTAAGAGTAGGCCGTGAGAAAATTATATTTGTTTCTGGATATAAACTAGTAAAGGAGGCACTCATTACTCAGATTGACTGTTTTGTTGACCGTCCAATTGTACCTCTGTTTCACAAAGTTTTTAAGGGAATTG GTACAATACTGAGTAATGGATACCTGTGGCGGATGCATAGGAAGTTTGCTGTCTCCCATTTGCGGACCTTTGGAGAAGGGAAGAAAAACCTTGAGCTCAAAATCCAACAAGAATGTGTCCACCTTTGTAATGCTTTTAGGGCAGAAAAAG GACCTTTTAACCCCATGGTCACCTTAAACTCTGCTGTCTCAAATATCATGGCCTGCTTAATATTTGGACAACGCTTTGAGTATCACGATGAAGATTACCAAAGAATCCTGCGTCTTGACAATGAATGTGTTCAATTAGCAGGCTCTTCTAGAGCACAG CTGTATAATGTCTGTCCTTGGCTCTTGGAATACTTACCTGGCCCCCATCAGACTATGTTTTCCAACTATAAGCAAATAACAGACTTCCTGAGAAGAGAGATCAGTAAACACAGAGAGGACTGGGACCCTACAAATCCACGCGACTTAATAGACAACTACCTGACAGAGATGGAAAAG AAAAAGAGTGACCCTGGGGCTGGTTTTAACATTGAATCATTAGTAGTGACTTGTCTAGACCTGATTGAAGCCGGGACAGAATCCGCAACTACGACATTGCGCTGGGGACTACTTTTTATGATGAAGTTTCCAGAAGTACAAG AAAAGGTCCAGGAAGAGATAGACAGGGTGATTGGACAGTCGCGTCAACCCTGTTTGGCCGACAAACCAAATATGCCCTACACTGAGGCTGTTATCCATGAGATACAAAGATTTGGAGATGTTGTTCCACTGGGATTCCCTAAAAAAGCTGTTAAAGACACCACACTAGGGGAATACTTCATTCCTAAG GGCACCTCTATTACAGTACACCTGTCATCAGTCCTGCATGATCCAAATGAATGGGAGACACCCGACACCTTCAACCCAGGACACTTCCTGAACGAAAATGGCCAGTTTCGGAAAAGAGATGCGTTCATGCCATTTTCAGCAG GTAAGCGAGCGTGTTTGGGAGAGCAGCTGGCTCGTCAGGAGCTCTTTTTATACTTCACCTCCCTGCTGCAGCAATTCACCATCTCCAAATGTCCAGGAGAGGAACTAAGTTTGGAGGGAGAGATATGGTTCACGTATGCTCCTTCTCCCTACCGTATGTGTGTGTCCTCACGTTAG